One Dioscorea cayenensis subsp. rotundata cultivar TDr96_F1 chromosome 15, TDr96_F1_v2_PseudoChromosome.rev07_lg8_w22 25.fasta, whole genome shotgun sequence genomic region harbors:
- the LOC120277683 gene encoding uncharacterized protein LOC120277683 codes for MLKKPIDCKWICKVKYKLDCIIERYKACLVANSFTQIEDLDFRETFALDAKLVLQLCEDTSSSATWHLIFALIPFFLLCFPSCFLYSADHPIFEKNSPSSFLGESKLLPLILLSLVTKDSPRGKKLPTSECISRGDDWFNCVKCDPEVNEEMEKSFTELLLEELKRREVEATNVNFFSKE; via the exons ATGTTGAAGAAACCCATTGATTGCAAATGGATTTGCAAGGTCAAGTACAAGTTGGATTGCATCATTGAAAGATACAAAGCGTGCTTGGTGGCGAACAGCTTTACGCAAATTGAGGACTTGGATTTTCGTGAGACATTTGCACTAGATGCCAAGCTCGTGTTGCAATTGTGTGAGGATACTTCTTCAAGTG CAACCTGGCACCTTATCTTTGCTCTCAtccctttctttcttctttgctttccttcttgttttctttattcgGCCGATCACcccatctttgaaaaaaattcaccaTCGAGCTTTCTCGGTGAATCAAAGCTTCTtcctctcatcctcttgagcttg GTGACGAAGGATTCTCCAAGGGGAAAGAAATTGCCGACAAGTGAGTGCATCTCGAGGGGAGATGACTGGTTCA ATTGTGTGAAATGTGATCCCGAGGTCaatgaagaaatggagaagaGCTTCACCGAACTTCTCTTGGAGGAACTGAAGCGAAGAGAAGTAGAAGCAACAAatgttaactttttttctaaAGAATAA